In Tsuneonella amylolytica, one genomic interval encodes:
- the metX gene encoding homoserine O-acetyltransferase MetX: MPPATAPQTYTLPAPLPLDGGQALDGVEIAYETYGELAEDRSNAILVCHALTGDQYVASTHPLTGKPGWWERMVGPGKPVDTGRYHVICANILGGCMGSTGPASLAADGAPYAMRFPVITIRDMVRAQVALLDGLGIGRLHAVVGGSMGGMLALSMAANFPDRAARVLAIATTARHSAQNIAFHEVGRQAVMADPDWQGGDYYGSGRAPDKGLSVARMAAHITYLSEGGLTEKFGRNLQERDEKTFGFDADFQVESYLRHQGSGFTRRFDANSYLYITRAMDYLDLAEEHGGRLANAFAGTDARFCLVSFDSDWLYPTAESRHVVHALNAAGAAVSFVELSAPHGHDSFLLEHAALDRVVAGFVG; the protein is encoded by the coding sequence ATGCCGCCCGCGACAGCCCCGCAGACATACACCCTCCCCGCGCCCCTGCCGCTCGACGGCGGGCAGGCGCTGGACGGCGTCGAGATCGCTTACGAGACGTACGGCGAACTGGCCGAGGATCGTTCGAACGCCATCCTCGTCTGCCACGCGCTGACGGGCGACCAGTACGTCGCCAGCACCCATCCCCTGACCGGCAAACCGGGTTGGTGGGAGCGGATGGTCGGCCCCGGCAAGCCGGTCGACACGGGCCGCTACCACGTGATCTGCGCCAACATTCTGGGCGGGTGCATGGGTTCGACCGGCCCGGCAAGCCTTGCGGCGGATGGCGCGCCCTATGCCATGCGCTTTCCCGTCATCACCATCCGCGACATGGTCCGCGCGCAGGTCGCGCTGCTGGACGGATTGGGGATCGGGCGCCTGCACGCGGTGGTCGGCGGATCGATGGGTGGGATGCTGGCGCTGAGCATGGCGGCGAATTTTCCGGACCGCGCCGCCCGAGTGCTCGCGATCGCGACGACCGCGCGGCACTCGGCCCAGAACATCGCTTTTCACGAGGTCGGCCGGCAGGCAGTGATGGCCGACCCCGACTGGCAGGGGGGCGACTACTACGGATCGGGCCGCGCGCCGGACAAGGGGCTTTCGGTCGCGCGGATGGCGGCGCACATCACCTACCTTTCCGAAGGGGGCCTGACCGAGAAGTTCGGGCGCAACCTGCAGGAACGCGACGAGAAGACATTCGGCTTCGACGCGGATTTCCAGGTCGAAAGCTACCTGCGCCATCAGGGCAGCGGCTTCACCCGGCGGTTCGACGCCAACAGCTACCTCTACATCACCCGCGCGATGGATTACCTCGATCTGGCCGAGGAGCACGGCGGGCGGCTTGCCAACGCCTTCGCGGGCACGGACGCGCGGTTCTGCCTCGTCAGCTTCGACAGCGACTGGCTCTATCCCACCGCCGAAAGCCGGCACGTCGTGCACGCATTGAACGCTGCCGGCGCGGCGGTGAGCTTCGTCGAACTGAGTGCGCCGCACGGGCACGACAGCTTCCTGCTCGAACACGCAGCGCTCGACCGCGTGGTGGCGGGGTTCGTCGGATGA
- the metW gene encoding methionine biosynthesis protein MetW, producing the protein MTELRPDLAVIAAHVTPGTRVLDVGCGDGALMAALRDRGCDARGLELDPALVERCVARGLSVVQGDADRDLADYPDKGFDTAILSQTLQTAARPDRMLDELLRVGRQAFVSFPNFAHWRMRAALTFGGRMPVTRSLPVSWYETQNIHHVTVADFRELAAAKRVRIEREWFFAGDRPIGSAGANWRAEHAVFEISA; encoded by the coding sequence ATGACCGAACTGCGTCCCGATCTCGCGGTTATCGCCGCCCATGTGACGCCCGGCACCCGCGTGCTCGACGTCGGCTGCGGCGACGGGGCGCTGATGGCTGCGCTGCGCGACCGCGGATGCGACGCGCGGGGGCTGGAACTCGACCCCGCGCTGGTCGAACGCTGCGTGGCACGCGGCCTCAGCGTGGTGCAGGGCGATGCCGACCGCGACCTCGCCGATTATCCCGACAAGGGGTTCGACACCGCGATCCTGTCGCAGACCCTCCAGACCGCCGCGCGGCCCGACCGGATGCTCGACGAGCTTTTGCGCGTCGGGCGGCAGGCGTTCGTGTCGTTTCCCAACTTCGCGCACTGGCGGATGCGCGCCGCGCTGACGTTCGGCGGGCGGATGCCGGTCACCCGCAGCCTGCCGGTGAGCTGGTACGAAACGCAGAACATCCACCACGTCACCGTCGCCGATTTCCGCGAGCTCGCCGCGGCGAAGCGCGTGCGGATCGAACGCGAGTGGTTCTTCGCCGGCGACCGCCCGATCGGCAGCGCCGGGGCCAACTGGCGCGCCGAGCACGCCGTATTCGAGATCAGCGCATGA
- a CDS encoding glutamate--tRNA ligase yields MTTVTRFAPSPTGLLHVGNIRTALHNWMLAKKAGGRFVLRIDDTDAERSREDYVDAIRADLAWLGMEPDAEERQSARTAIYEDAFERLRQAGRVYRCYETAQELDLKRKVLLGRGLPPIYDRAGLSLTEADHVRFAAEGTAPHWRFALDPAEPIEWNDGIRGPQHFDPAQLSDPVVRRADGSWLYMLPSCIDDIEMSITDVLRGEDHVSNTAAQIQMFTALHAAGFGAARPLPRFAHEALLVGTEGKLSKRLGSLSGAALRESGIESDAVVALLARLGTSLPVEPIADRQTLVDTFDLSTFGRAPARFDEAELDRVNHGIVHQLPFVAVADRLPAGMDEAAWLAIRPNLEKVADAADWWRVVTGPIDLPVFDADTRAFLRQAEADLAWQDDAWAVWTGALKEATGRKGKALFLPLRRALTGQDSGPEMARLLPLLGEDTVRRRLLRAAGA; encoded by the coding sequence ATGACCACCGTCACCCGTTTCGCCCCGTCGCCGACCGGCCTGCTCCATGTCGGCAACATCCGCACCGCGCTCCACAACTGGATGCTGGCGAAGAAGGCCGGCGGACGTTTCGTGCTGCGGATCGACGATACCGATGCGGAGCGCAGCCGCGAGGACTACGTCGACGCGATCCGCGCCGATCTCGCCTGGCTGGGGATGGAACCGGACGCGGAGGAGCGGCAGTCGGCCCGGACGGCGATCTACGAGGACGCGTTCGAGCGGCTGCGGCAGGCGGGGCGCGTCTATCGCTGCTACGAGACGGCGCAGGAACTCGACCTCAAACGCAAGGTGCTGCTGGGGCGCGGGCTCCCGCCGATCTACGACCGGGCGGGATTGTCGCTGACCGAGGCCGATCACGTCCGGTTCGCGGCCGAGGGGACTGCACCGCACTGGCGCTTCGCGCTCGATCCGGCGGAACCCATCGAGTGGAACGACGGCATCCGCGGGCCGCAACACTTCGATCCCGCGCAGCTCTCCGATCCGGTGGTGCGCCGCGCGGACGGAAGCTGGCTCTACATGCTGCCGAGCTGTATCGACGATATCGAGATGAGCATCACCGACGTGTTGCGGGGCGAGGACCATGTCAGCAACACGGCCGCGCAAATTCAGATGTTTACCGCGCTTCATGCTGCGGGCTTCGGTGCAGCAAGGCCGCTACCGCGGTTTGCCCACGAGGCTTTGCTGGTGGGTACCGAGGGCAAGCTGTCGAAGCGGCTGGGATCGCTGTCGGGCGCGGCCCTACGCGAGAGCGGGATCGAATCGGACGCCGTGGTGGCGTTGCTCGCGCGGCTCGGCACCTCGTTGCCGGTGGAGCCGATCGCCGACCGGCAGACCCTCGTCGACACGTTCGACCTTTCTACCTTCGGGCGCGCGCCCGCTCGGTTCGACGAGGCCGAGCTCGACCGGGTCAACCACGGCATCGTCCACCAGCTTCCCTTTGTCGCGGTGGCCGATCGCTTGCCTGCGGGCATGGACGAGGCGGCCTGGCTCGCGATCCGTCCGAACCTCGAAAAGGTCGCGGATGCGGCGGACTGGTGGCGTGTGGTGACGGGGCCCATCGACCTGCCTGTTTTCGACGCCGACACGCGCGCTTTTCTCCGGCAGGCGGAGGCTGATCTTGCATGGCAGGACGATGCGTGGGCCGTCTGGACGGGGGCGCTCAAGGAGGCCACGGGCCGCAAGGGCAAGGCGCTGTTCCTGCCCCTGCGCCGGGCACTGACAGGCCAGGATTCGGGCCCGGAAATGGCGCGCCTGCTGCCGCTGCTGGGGGAAGATACGGTCCGCCGGCGGCTGCTGCGGGCGGCCGGCGCATGA
- a CDS encoding histone deacetylase family protein, which yields MKVFHDPRQRDHAPVRELHNGEWTPFAEVPERLDAIVAAIGAGELPDDRGMDPILAVHNPGYLAFLQTAHDDWLAAGRTGDAIGYSFPVVRRRPLALKRVDARIGAYAMDASSPIAAGTWQSAYWGAQAALAATHAVLGGDRSAFALCRPPGHHCGRDYLGGYCFLNNAAIAARAAEAAGHRVAILDVDYHHGNGTQDLFYEDGGVLFASIHADPRTDYPFFWGHADERGAGEGEGATLNLPLPRGTGWADYAPALGTALRAIADFGATILVVSYGADTFAGDPISQFRIETADYTAMGAAIAGLGLLTAIVMEGGYAVDALGANVAAFLEGFA from the coding sequence ATGAAGGTGTTCCACGATCCCCGCCAGCGGGACCATGCTCCGGTGCGCGAACTGCACAACGGCGAGTGGACCCCGTTCGCCGAAGTGCCCGAACGGCTCGACGCGATCGTCGCCGCGATCGGTGCGGGCGAGTTGCCGGATGATCGGGGGATGGACCCGATCCTGGCGGTGCACAATCCCGGCTACCTCGCCTTCCTGCAGACCGCCCATGACGACTGGCTGGCCGCGGGCCGGACGGGCGACGCCATCGGCTACAGCTTCCCGGTCGTCCGCCGCCGCCCGCTGGCGCTGAAGCGGGTCGATGCGCGGATCGGTGCCTACGCGATGGACGCCAGCAGCCCCATCGCGGCGGGCACGTGGCAATCGGCCTACTGGGGTGCGCAAGCCGCTCTCGCCGCGACCCACGCGGTGCTGGGCGGGGACCGCAGCGCCTTCGCGCTCTGTCGTCCGCCCGGCCATCACTGCGGCCGCGACTATCTGGGCGGCTATTGCTTCCTCAACAACGCCGCCATCGCCGCCCGCGCGGCCGAGGCGGCCGGACACCGCGTGGCGATCCTCGACGTCGACTATCACCACGGCAACGGGACGCAGGATCTGTTCTACGAGGATGGCGGGGTGCTCTTCGCCTCGATCCACGCCGATCCCCGGACCGACTACCCGTTCTTCTGGGGCCATGCCGACGAGCGCGGCGCAGGCGAGGGCGAAGGCGCGACGCTGAACCTGCCGCTGCCGCGCGGTACGGGATGGGCCGACTACGCCCCGGCGCTCGGCACCGCGCTGCGGGCCATCGCCGACTTCGGCGCGACCATCCTGGTCGTGTCCTACGGCGCCGACACCTTCGCGGGCGACCCGATCTCGCAGTTCCGGATCGAAACCGCGGACTACACCGCGATGGGCGCCGCGATCGCCGGTCTCGGGTTGCTGACCGCGATCGTCATGGAAGGCGGCTACGCGGTGGACGCGCTGGGCGCGAACGTCGCCGCATTCCTCGAAGGGTTCGCCTAG
- the pyk gene encoding pyruvate kinase, protein MQKLEPRSRKVKVLATVGPASRSPEMLEKLLVAGADAFRVNMSHGEHADHAATIKAIRELEKTSGRPISILADLQGPKLRVGRFKDGQAVIRHSGHFTLDRDPAPGDETRVELPHPELFGILQKGQRLLINDGKIRLKVIKADEDAILCSAEVGGVISDRKGVNVPDAEVPIPALTEKDRRDLAFAVQQGVDWIGLSFVQRPEDLAEARKLMGGYGALCAKIEKPSAVKRLAEILEMSDGIMVARGDLGVELDPEEVPPLQKKIVDLARNAGKPVIVATQMLESMIESPTPTRAEVSDVANAVYDGADAVMLSAETAAGDWPVESVAIMSRIATQVERDDAYIGRVRYLDTPPDRTTADALAHACMTIADTVAISAVVVFTGSGSTARRVARERPSVPMLVLTPSVKTARRVGLLWGATAVATKDIGSFEEMIAKGKRMALRHRFGKAGDKLIALAGVPFGTPGSTNLLHVVTLTGDELKRHVSNDA, encoded by the coding sequence ATGCAGAAGCTCGAACCGCGCAGCCGCAAGGTCAAGGTCCTTGCCACCGTCGGCCCCGCCAGCCGCAGTCCCGAAATGCTCGAGAAGCTGCTCGTCGCGGGTGCCGACGCCTTCCGGGTCAACATGAGCCACGGCGAGCATGCCGACCATGCCGCCACGATCAAGGCCATCCGCGAGCTCGAGAAGACATCGGGCCGTCCGATCTCCATCCTCGCCGACCTGCAGGGTCCCAAGCTGCGCGTCGGCCGCTTCAAGGACGGACAGGCGGTGATCCGCCATTCGGGCCACTTCACGCTCGACCGCGACCCCGCCCCCGGCGACGAGACGCGCGTCGAACTGCCGCATCCCGAACTGTTCGGCATCCTGCAGAAAGGGCAGCGGCTGCTGATCAACGACGGCAAGATCCGTCTGAAGGTGATCAAGGCCGATGAAGACGCGATCCTGTGTTCGGCCGAAGTCGGCGGGGTCATCTCCGACCGCAAGGGTGTGAACGTGCCCGATGCCGAAGTGCCGATCCCGGCGCTCACCGAAAAGGACCGGCGCGACCTCGCCTTTGCCGTCCAGCAGGGGGTCGACTGGATCGGCCTCAGCTTCGTCCAGCGGCCCGAGGATCTGGCCGAAGCGCGCAAGCTGATGGGCGGATACGGCGCACTCTGCGCCAAGATCGAGAAGCCGAGCGCGGTGAAGCGCCTCGCGGAAATCCTCGAGATGAGCGACGGCATCATGGTCGCGCGCGGCGATCTCGGGGTCGAGCTCGACCCGGAAGAAGTGCCGCCGCTCCAGAAGAAGATCGTCGACCTGGCGCGCAACGCCGGCAAGCCGGTGATCGTCGCGACGCAGATGCTCGAATCGATGATCGAGAGCCCGACGCCCACCCGCGCCGAGGTCTCGGACGTGGCCAACGCGGTCTACGACGGCGCCGACGCGGTGATGCTCAGCGCGGAAACCGCGGCGGGCGACTGGCCGGTCGAAAGCGTCGCGATCATGAGCCGCATCGCCACCCAGGTCGAACGCGACGACGCCTACATTGGCCGGGTGCGCTATCTCGACACCCCGCCCGACCGCACGACCGCCGACGCGCTGGCGCACGCCTGCATGACCATCGCCGATACGGTCGCCATCTCCGCGGTCGTCGTATTCACCGGTTCGGGGAGCACGGCCCGCCGCGTCGCACGCGAGCGGCCGAGCGTGCCGATGCTGGTCCTGACCCCCAGCGTGAAGACCGCACGCCGTGTCGGGCTGCTATGGGGCGCGACCGCCGTCGCCACCAAGGATATCGGCAGCTTCGAGGAGATGATCGCCAAGGGAAAACGGATGGCGCTGCGCCATCGGTTCGGCAAGGCGGGCGACAAACTGATCGCGCTCGCCGGCGTCCCCTTCGGCACGCCCGGCAGCACCAACCTGCTCCATGTCGTCACGCTGACCGGCGACGAACTGAAGCGGCACGTGAGCAACGACGCCTAG
- a CDS encoding DUF1244 domain-containing protein, which produces MDTNSDPLDRLDDAQAAAAFRRLVRHLRHRTDAQNIDLMGLAGFCRNCLADWIGDAGFPGDKAEARELVHGMPAAQWKERHQSPATQEQLDRMAASMERNAPE; this is translated from the coding sequence ATGGATACGAATTCGGACCCGCTCGACCGCCTCGACGATGCGCAGGCCGCCGCCGCCTTCCGCCGGCTGGTGCGCCACCTGCGCCACCGGACCGACGCGCAGAACATCGACCTGATGGGGCTCGCCGGGTTCTGTCGCAACTGCCTCGCCGACTGGATCGGCGATGCCGGCTTCCCGGGCGACAAGGCCGAGGCGCGCGAACTCGTCCACGGAATGCCGGCCGCCCAGTGGAAGGAGCGCCACCAGTCGCCCGCCACGCAGGAACAGCTCGACCGCATGGCCGCGAGCATGGAGCGCAACGCGCCCGAATAG
- a CDS encoding DUF2312 domain-containing protein, which yields MADATDDRLRLLIERIERLEEEKKGIADDIRDVYAEAKAVGYDAKIMRQIVRLRKMKPDDRAEMEMVLDTYKAALGLG from the coding sequence ATGGCCGACGCCACCGACGACCGCCTGCGCCTTCTCATCGAGCGCATCGAACGCCTCGAGGAAGAGAAGAAGGGCATCGCCGACGACATCCGCGACGTCTATGCCGAGGCCAAGGCGGTCGGTTACGACGCCAAGATCATGCGCCAGATCGTCCGCTTGCGGAAGATGAAGCCCGACGACCGCGCGGAGATGGAAATGGTGCTCGACACCTACAAGGCGGCGCTCGGTCTCGGCTGA
- a CDS encoding SDR family oxidoreductase: MTTDTETVDQAFVEETNEEPRMPGHESQMDDKPEWQPRYPGSGRLKGKVAIVTGADSGIGRATAILFAREGAKVAIAYLEEDDDAQFTADRVADEGSEAILHRGDLGDPDVGKALVDKTIEKWGKLDVLVNNAGEQHPDEDVTDITVQQLQRTFQSNIFSMFYLVQAARPHLKKGAAIVNCTSVTMYKGAPILLDYSATKGAITAFTRSLSENLIEHGIRVNAVAPGPIWTPLNPSGGQPPEKMDDFGKDTPMGRPGQPNEVAPAFLFLACEDSSYMSGQVLHPNGGIVVNG; the protein is encoded by the coding sequence ATGACCACCGATACCGAAACCGTCGACCAGGCCTTCGTCGAGGAGACGAACGAAGAGCCGCGGATGCCCGGCCACGAATCGCAGATGGACGACAAGCCTGAGTGGCAGCCGCGCTATCCCGGTTCGGGCCGGCTTAAGGGCAAGGTGGCGATCGTTACCGGCGCGGACAGCGGTATCGGGCGGGCCACCGCGATCCTCTTCGCGCGCGAGGGCGCCAAGGTCGCGATCGCCTATCTCGAGGAAGACGACGACGCACAGTTCACCGCCGACCGCGTGGCGGACGAAGGCAGCGAGGCGATCCTGCACAGGGGCGACCTCGGCGATCCCGACGTGGGCAAGGCGCTGGTCGACAAGACCATCGAGAAGTGGGGGAAGCTCGACGTCCTCGTCAACAACGCGGGCGAGCAGCACCCGGACGAGGACGTGACCGACATCACGGTCCAGCAATTGCAGCGCACGTTCCAGTCGAACATCTTTTCCATGTTCTACCTCGTCCAGGCCGCCCGCCCGCACCTCAAGAAGGGTGCGGCGATCGTGAATTGCACCAGCGTGACGATGTACAAGGGCGCGCCGATCCTGCTCGACTACAGCGCCACGAAGGGCGCGATCACCGCGTTCACCCGTTCGCTGTCGGAGAACCTGATCGAGCACGGCATCCGCGTGAACGCCGTGGCGCCGGGGCCGATCTGGACGCCGCTCAACCCCTCGGGCGGGCAGCCGCCCGAAAAGATGGACGACTTCGGCAAGGACACGCCGATGGGCCGCCCGGGCCAGCCGAACGAGGTCGCCCCGGCGTTCCTGTTCCTGGCGTGCGAGGATTCCAGCTACATGTCGGGACAGGTCCTGCACCCGAACGGCGGGATCGTCGTCAACGGCTAG
- a CDS encoding CPBP family intramembrane glutamic endopeptidase, whose translation MDGQPTRAGSRGLVRGEWARVWDLLKRPVLPPRAELSPGGTLRMLGPLLLLDVALMVVLIGGVGIAAGLGFEMPEHLLADMALTPAVVAALVLAAPIGEEIVFRGWVSGRPGHVLATILLLVAVAAAVFGRENMAMLVVALIAPVLALAALFLLRRRDAMSWFARAFPVLFYVSAAIFALVHLTNYANSGMATALLVPLVVPQFVLGLLLAYIRVQRGLWSSMVFHVLHNALFVGLMLLGSSAA comes from the coding sequence ATGGACGGGCAGCCGACAAGAGCCGGATCGCGCGGACTGGTGCGAGGCGAATGGGCGCGGGTATGGGATTTGCTGAAGCGCCCCGTCCTTCCACCGCGGGCCGAGCTTTCACCCGGCGGGACCCTGCGCATGCTGGGGCCGCTGTTGCTGCTCGACGTGGCGCTGATGGTCGTGCTGATCGGCGGCGTCGGGATCGCGGCGGGACTGGGCTTCGAGATGCCCGAACACCTGCTGGCCGACATGGCGCTGACGCCGGCGGTCGTCGCCGCCCTCGTCCTCGCCGCGCCGATCGGGGAGGAGATCGTCTTTCGCGGATGGGTCTCCGGGCGGCCGGGCCACGTCCTGGCGACGATCCTGCTGCTGGTGGCGGTCGCCGCCGCGGTGTTCGGGCGAGAGAACATGGCGATGCTGGTGGTAGCCCTGATCGCGCCGGTGCTTGCGCTCGCCGCGCTGTTCCTGCTGCGCCGGCGCGACGCGATGAGCTGGTTCGCGAGGGCGTTTCCGGTGCTGTTCTACGTGAGCGCGGCGATCTTCGCACTCGTCCACCTGACCAACTACGCGAACAGCGGCATGGCGACGGCGCTGCTCGTGCCGCTCGTCGTGCCGCAGTTCGTGCTCGGGTTGCTGCTGGCCTACATCCGGGTCCAGCGCGGGTTGTGGAGTTCGATGGTGTTCCACGTGCTCCACAACGCGCTGTTCGTCGGGCTGATGCTGCTGGGCAGCAGCGCCGCCTAG
- a CDS encoding YebC/PmpR family DNA-binding transcriptional regulator: MAGHSKFKNIMHRKGAQDKKRSAQFSKLSREITVAAKSGMPDPDMNPRLRLAVNNAKAASMPKDNIQRAIDKASANEGDDYEEIRYEGYGPGGVALIVEALTDNRNRTATNVRTAFSKNGGNLGATGAVSHGFERKGLIEYPASAGDEDKVLEAAMEAGADDIESTADGHTIWTDMEALHEVASALEKSLGEPESVKLAWKPNLTVDVDEANAATLLKLVDALDDDDDVQTVWGNYEVSDEILEKMG; this comes from the coding sequence ATGGCAGGCCATTCCAAATTCAAGAACATCATGCACCGCAAGGGCGCGCAGGACAAGAAGCGCTCGGCGCAGTTCAGTAAGCTCAGCCGCGAGATCACCGTGGCGGCCAAGAGCGGGATGCCCGATCCCGACATGAACCCGCGCCTGCGGCTGGCGGTGAACAACGCCAAGGCGGCCTCGATGCCCAAGGACAACATCCAGCGAGCGATCGACAAGGCGAGCGCCAACGAAGGCGACGATTACGAGGAAATCCGGTACGAGGGGTACGGCCCCGGCGGCGTCGCGCTGATCGTCGAGGCGCTGACCGACAACCGCAACCGCACCGCCACCAATGTGCGCACCGCGTTCAGCAAGAACGGCGGCAACCTGGGCGCTACCGGCGCGGTCAGCCACGGGTTCGAGCGCAAGGGCCTGATCGAATACCCGGCGAGCGCCGGCGACGAGGACAAGGTGCTGGAAGCCGCGATGGAAGCGGGTGCCGACGACATCGAGAGCACCGCCGACGGCCACACCATATGGACCGACATGGAAGCCCTGCACGAAGTCGCGAGCGCGCTCGAAAAGTCGCTCGGCGAACCCGAATCGGTCAAGCTCGCGTGGAAGCCCAACCTGACGGTCGACGTCGACGAGGCCAACGCCGCGACACTGCTGAAGCTGGTCGACGCGCTCGACGACGACGACGACGTCCAGACCGTTTGGGGCAACTACGAGGTCAGCGACGAGATTCTCGAGAAGATGGGCTGA
- the ruvC gene encoding crossover junction endodeoxyribonuclease RuvC: MIILGLDPSLSCTGWGVIRAEGSRLSHLANGQVPTHAKAPMAERLHHLHDAIAALIAVHAPDRVAVEEVFVNKNPQSTLKLAQARGAVLAACGRAGVPVREHAARLVKKAVVGTGGAEKAQVQAMLRVLLPGARVAGADAADALAVAIADAHLG, translated from the coding sequence ATGATCATCCTCGGCCTCGACCCGTCGCTCAGCTGCACCGGGTGGGGCGTGATCCGTGCCGAAGGATCGCGCCTGTCGCACCTTGCCAACGGACAGGTGCCGACGCACGCGAAGGCGCCGATGGCCGAGCGTCTGCATCATCTCCACGACGCCATCGCCGCGCTGATCGCGGTCCACGCGCCCGACCGGGTCGCGGTGGAGGAAGTCTTCGTGAACAAGAACCCGCAATCGACTCTGAAGCTCGCCCAGGCGCGGGGCGCGGTGCTGGCGGCGTGCGGCCGCGCGGGCGTACCGGTGCGCGAACACGCGGCGCGGCTGGTCAAGAAGGCGGTCGTCGGCACCGGCGGGGCGGAAAAGGCGCAGGTCCAGGCGATGCTGCGTGTACTCCTGCCCGGCGCGCGGGTCGCCGGCGCGGACGCGGCCGACGCGCTCGCGGTCGCCATCGCCGACGCGCACCTCGGCTGA
- a CDS encoding antibiotic biosynthesis monooxygenase family protein, whose amino-acid sequence MFLVVFRNRKRADIDSGAYAADAAAMERLAQAQPGFLSFKSYTADDGEVVAISEWADEAAARAWGRLEEHRGVQRRGRAEYYADYTLFACGDVRVHRFAADRPHPSRNDTRPAA is encoded by the coding sequence ATGTTCCTCGTCGTCTTCCGCAACCGCAAGCGCGCCGACATCGATAGCGGTGCCTACGCCGCCGATGCCGCGGCGATGGAGCGCCTCGCGCAAGCGCAGCCGGGCTTCCTCTCGTTCAAGTCCTACACCGCCGACGACGGCGAGGTCGTCGCGATAAGCGAATGGGCGGACGAGGCCGCGGCCCGCGCATGGGGAAGGCTGGAGGAGCATCGCGGCGTCCAGCGGCGGGGCCGCGCCGAATACTACGCCGACTACACCCTGTTCGCGTGCGGCGACGTGCGGGTCCACCGCTTCGCCGCCGACCGACCGCACCCCTCGCGGAACGACACGCGGCCTGCCGCGTAG
- a CDS encoding ArsC family reductase yields MTARFYGIPNCDTVKKARAWLDTNGVDYAFHDYKKEGTDPDQLRAWVAAVGWEALLNRRGTTFRQLEPAQKVDLDAEKAIRLMTAQPSMIKRPVVEHDGGLLVGFDEAEWTAALR; encoded by the coding sequence GTGACCGCCCGCTTCTATGGCATTCCCAACTGCGACACCGTCAAGAAGGCGCGCGCCTGGCTGGATACGAACGGCGTCGATTACGCTTTCCACGACTACAAGAAGGAAGGCACCGATCCCGACCAGCTGCGCGCCTGGGTTGCGGCAGTCGGCTGGGAAGCGCTGCTCAACCGGCGCGGTACAACCTTCCGCCAGCTCGAGCCCGCGCAAAAAGTGGATCTCGACGCCGAGAAGGCGATCCGGCTGATGACCGCGCAGCCTTCCATGATCAAACGCCCGGTGGTCGAGCACGACGGCGGCCTGCTGGTCGGGTTCGACGAAGCCGAATGGACCGCCGCGCTCCGATGA
- the pnuC gene encoding nicotinamide riboside transporter PnuC, whose protein sequence is MNPLEIAGTALGFLNIVLLIRRSVWNFPAAMAMVTCIGFVLFEAKLYAETGLQAFFFIANIWGWVLWSRAGTSGGPDTAVPVGCMQWPARIAWLGVTAAASIAVGLLLGVHTDAALPMADSAVAGMSVAAQLLLAFRRIENWILWIVVDAVSIVLYLVRDLHLLAVLYAAFLVLSVVGLREWRRAARGEVAV, encoded by the coding sequence GTGAACCCGCTGGAGATCGCCGGGACCGCTCTCGGCTTCCTCAACATCGTCCTCCTCATCCGCCGCTCGGTGTGGAACTTCCCCGCCGCGATGGCCATGGTCACGTGCATCGGCTTCGTCCTGTTCGAGGCGAAGCTCTATGCCGAGACGGGCCTGCAAGCGTTCTTTTTCATCGCCAACATCTGGGGCTGGGTCCTGTGGTCGCGGGCGGGCACGAGCGGAGGCCCGGATACCGCGGTTCCGGTCGGCTGCATGCAGTGGCCGGCGCGGATCGCATGGCTCGGCGTCACCGCCGCGGCGAGCATCGCGGTGGGGCTCCTCCTCGGCGTGCATACCGATGCCGCGCTGCCGATGGCCGACAGCGCGGTCGCGGGGATGAGCGTGGCCGCCCAGCTCCTCCTCGCGTTCCGGCGCATCGAGAACTGGATCCTGTGGATCGTCGTCGACGCGGTCTCGATCGTCCTCTATCTGGTGCGCGACCTGCACCTGCTCGCGGTGCTCTATGCCGCGTTCCTGGTGCTGTCGGTCGTGGGCCTGCGTGAATGGAGGCGCGCGGCCCGGGGGGAAGTGGCGGTATGA